From the Deltaproteobacteria bacterium genome, one window contains:
- a CDS encoding pyridoxal 5'-phosphate synthase, whose product MAKNDTITDPVTIFSQWYEQAQEGKGGPLSKIRVIGRLLADALPWSPLLRPDIATLATVTPDHRPAARSVLFKGVVHGGFSFYTDYASSKGRELDLNPSAVMVFYWHFPPRQVRIDGRVLRLSRKAAEADWKVRRRSNQAASAAFPQSSVIRKREDLVAKVDQVKRRYKGKPIPCPDTWGGYCLIPDKMEFWEGRLDWMHLRERHVSSNGVWQRELLAP is encoded by the coding sequence GTGGCAAAAAATGATACCATAACGGACCCTGTAACCATTTTCTCTCAATGGTATGAGCAGGCCCAAGAGGGTAAGGGAGGGCCGCTTTCGAAAATCCGGGTAATCGGGCGCCTGCTGGCAGACGCCCTTCCCTGGTCACCCCTTCTGCGGCCGGACATCGCCACCCTGGCGACGGTGACGCCTGATCACAGGCCCGCCGCCAGGTCGGTGTTATTCAAAGGGGTCGTTCACGGCGGTTTTTCCTTTTATACGGACTATGCCAGCAGCAAGGGCAGAGAATTGGATCTCAACCCGTCGGCGGTGATGGTTTTTTACTGGCATTTTCCCCCGCGCCAGGTGCGCATCGACGGCCGGGTTTTGAGGCTTTCCCGCAAAGCGGCCGAAGCCGACTGGAAAGTCCGCAGGCGGTCGAACCAGGCGGCATCGGCCGCGTTCCCCCAAAGCAGCGTCATCCGGAAAAGAGAAGATCTGGTCGCAAAGGTTGATCAGGTCAAACGGCGATACAAGGGAAAGCCGATCCCCTGCCCCGACACATGGGGCGGGTATTGCCTGATTCCCGATAAAATGGAATTCTGGGAGGGAAGGCTCGACTGGATGCACCTCCGGGAGCGCCATGTGTCATCAAATGGCGTCTGGCAGCGGGAATTGCTGGCACCCTGA
- a CDS encoding OmpA family protein, with translation MMKSALTAIAIPLVLFVLLSACAAPVLQPMEEKTSSMKITIEEINKLEEKIEKAKKEELDVLSPRWFAKAETSCGKAKSKAEKGAVLKDIREDLADATAYLIKAEKSAAVARTTMAQAIESRRLARVAGATELGRRYDKVEERFLKLTAAVEKNRTHYTEKNAPKVSEAFRDLELIAIKNKTIGEVGDAIQQAEESGAKKYAPQALETAQRHFNETNEFITANRYATDEMQKKAAEAMFFTKRALVLSDLNKRLEKMTPEETSLWMEGIVKKITARLSARDSRDMDMDSQVTNILDSITSLQENNRLIAQKLLSTQNELEETKTASDSQIQAFNQALASYQSKSIQDQKTKERILAEKIATETKLESERQFNQKFIEIQSYFRPNEADVYKRGNQLIIRLKGMKFPVGQAFIMQENYRLLSKVQRAIGEFENPSAVIEGHTDSTGIKEANDILSRKRASAVKEYLIANGTLPADKIFSRGYGSEKPLASNATPEGREANRRIDVIVTPDIKLNQ, from the coding sequence ATGATGAAATCTGCATTGACGGCTATTGCCATCCCACTGGTGCTGTTCGTCCTCTTGAGCGCATGTGCAGCACCGGTGCTTCAGCCGATGGAAGAGAAAACATCGTCCATGAAAATTACAATTGAAGAAATAAACAAATTAGAAGAAAAAATTGAAAAGGCCAAAAAGGAAGAACTGGACGTTTTATCGCCGCGTTGGTTTGCAAAAGCGGAAACTTCCTGTGGGAAGGCGAAGTCCAAAGCCGAAAAAGGGGCGGTGCTGAAGGATATTCGCGAAGACTTGGCGGACGCAACCGCTTATTTGATAAAGGCCGAAAAGTCAGCAGCTGTTGCGAGGACAACCATGGCCCAAGCCATCGAAAGTCGACGTCTGGCCCGCGTTGCCGGCGCAACCGAGTTGGGCAGGCGATACGACAAAGTGGAAGAACGATTTTTAAAACTTACTGCGGCAGTTGAGAAAAACCGTACACATTACACCGAAAAAAATGCCCCAAAAGTCAGCGAAGCCTTTCGCGACCTGGAATTGATCGCTATCAAGAACAAAACCATCGGGGAGGTAGGCGACGCCATTCAACAAGCCGAAGAGAGTGGGGCGAAAAAATATGCCCCCCAAGCGCTTGAAACGGCCCAACGCCATTTTAATGAAACGAATGAATTTATCACTGCAAACCGGTATGCAACAGATGAAATGCAAAAAAAAGCCGCCGAGGCCATGTTTTTTACCAAACGAGCGCTGGTTCTTTCGGACCTGAACAAACGGCTTGAAAAGATGACGCCGGAAGAAACCTCTTTATGGATGGAAGGTATCGTAAAAAAGATCACCGCCAGGTTGTCCGCCCGGGATTCACGCGATATGGATATGGATTCTCAGGTGACGAACATTCTGGATTCTATAACATCACTGCAGGAGAACAATAGGCTGATTGCCCAAAAACTGTTGTCGACACAGAATGAACTCGAGGAAACGAAGACCGCCTCGGACAGCCAAATTCAAGCATTCAACCAGGCCTTGGCATCGTACCAGAGCAAAAGCATACAGGATCAGAAAACCAAAGAGCGCATTTTGGCGGAAAAGATAGCCACCGAGACAAAATTGGAATCCGAAAGGCAATTCAATCAGAAGTTCATCGAGATACAAAGCTATTTTCGTCCGAACGAGGCCGACGTGTACAAAAGGGGTAATCAACTCATCATACGCTTGAAAGGGATGAAATTCCCGGTTGGGCAGGCGTTCATCATGCAGGAGAACTACAGATTGCTGAGCAAGGTCCAACGCGCTATCGGTGAATTTGAAAATCCCTCCGCTGTGATCGAGGGGCACACTGACAGCACGGGGATCAAAGAAGCCAATGACATATTGTCCCGGAAGAGGGCTAGTGCGGTTAAAGAATACCTGATAGCGAACGGGACGCTCCCTGCTGACAAGATTTTCAGCAGGGGCTATGGATCCGAAAAACCCCTGGCTTCCAATGCGACGCCCGAAGGCCGTGAAGCCAATCGGCGCATCGATGTGATTGTTACGCCGGATATCAAGCTGAACCAATAG